One window of the Pempheris klunzingeri isolate RE-2024b chromosome 10, fPemKlu1.hap1, whole genome shotgun sequence genome contains the following:
- the gli2a gene encoding zinc finger protein GLI2a: protein METSAPTATEKKECKSSGLDGSSFSEIPKKPSPTTLTRGTHHLFPTFHPPIPIDMRHHEGRYHYDPHTLHGIHGPPGLTGSPVISDISLIRLSPHAAPGTGESPFSPPHPYVSPQMEHYLRSVHGSPTLSMISAARGLSPAEVTHEHLKDRALYSLPPPPPGANPTDYYHLMTSASQRSPYGDLLMHSSAAAAAAAAAAAAAAAAHLPDYISPVDVSRFSSPRLTPRLSRKRALSISPLSDASIDLQTMIRTSPNSLVAYINNSRSSSAASSSYGHLSVGGISPSFSFPHPINPVAYQQLLSQQRGLNAFGHTPLIQPTPSSFSARQHPLTASPMSTSHNSSNSEANQNASGDPAVSSTVNPLTTKRSKVKTEAECPLPISPSSQDHGGGILDLSEDLDKDECKQEPEAVYETNCHWEGCTKEYDTQEQLVHHINNDHIHGEKKEFVCRWEECSREQKPFKAQYMLVVHMRRHTGEKPHKCTFEGCAKAYSRLENLKTHLRSHTGEKPYVCEHEGCNKAFSNASDRAKHQNRTHSNEKPYVCKIPGCTKRYTDPSSLRKHVKTVHGPEAHVTKKQRSDAPPRLQPPKGNGENEANSKLGARGVDGKIEANSTSRGVEDCLQVKSIKTENSMMYQSSPGGHSSCSSEPSPLSSANNNDSGVEMALHSGGSFGDLNAQDECPMVDSTVPAGGQQAGVGLQLRKAVGHGGAVTIKLENIKKERLKTVRDSCPWINSAPQPPQGQRNSMKLPPIPAVGSLLESSNVMSNFNGSYPGQRMGDLFSSEVTLLNQLNERRDSTTSTISSAYTLSRRSSGISPCYSSRRSSEASQFGANRHNNISSADSYDPISTDLSRRSSEASQPGGGGVSGGGLPSLLSLTPAQHYRLKAKYAAAIGGAPPTPLPNMDRMSLRTRMALYNDSQEGSLHPFHQPHPGTVPRRCSDIGYGTQSMMPHEVPTNLPRRASDPVRRPTLDPLSFPRVQRYNSMNSMNPMNGPLVERHQALAMQGYTRSDGSLQRYPFAPRPPSISENVVMENMAVDGMMTGGEHSGEDDMVLPDDVVQYLRSQNSGPSGHNLGQGDYHSNNHTQGYQTGMAPPASFHAQRRMAMVDANIAQTGQDMQSCQLGSGGSQQPFSAPLDNMNKNNMPVQWNEVSSGTVDTTTKLSKQQQHSLRGNLAVVQQRHNFGSFQGPGQGPGSNQQVVPMSQNMSMQGYVNHNSQRLMNISHMQQQQQRQCNNVNISEQISPQQGLGQEAIPKSVCGNSSVRPTRNSIADPELQSYRARTLADGYSHVNPVDQQQNYSALSQQQQYNTHNGGRGMLQPRPPTEPKSINRQHTGPSVMQPSQILKLSDLSPSRGNDTSEASPKRPSGSAAHNSNSENPNSAVFYTGQIHMFEPASVTFDAPMSHCASQAPASNTTPAANMASPGVNQVSSSTVDSSTGGSGGTEHAQIDFDTMLDDGDHSSLMSGTLSPGLLQSLSQNSSRLTTPRNSVTLTSVPAGIGNMAIGDMNSLLTALAEENKFLNMIS from the exons GTACCCACCACCTCTTCCCCACGTTTCACCCACCCATCCCAATCGACATGAGACACCACGAGGGGCGATACCATTACGACCCGCACACACTCCACGGCATACATGG CCCTCCAGGACTGACAGGCAGTCCAGTCATCTCAGATATTTCCTTGATTCGACTATCCCCCCACGCAGCGCCTGGGACAGGTGAATCACCCTTCAGCCCTCCACATCCTTATGTCAGCCCCCAAATGGAGCACTACCTGCGCTCGGTACACGGCAGCCCCACCCTCTCTATGATCTCAGCGGCTCGAGGACTGAGCCCTGCTGAAG TGACCCATGAACACCTGAAGGACCGTGCCCTATACAGTCTGCCCCCTCCACCGCCAGGAGCCAACCCCACAGACTACTATCACCTGATGACCAGTGCCAGCCAGCGAAGCCCCTACGGTGACCTGCTGAtgcacagcagtgcagcagcggccgcagcagcagcagcggcggctgctgctgctgcagctcatctgCCGGACTACATCAGCCCAGTGGATG TTTCACGTTTCTCCAGCCCACGCCTAACACCCCGACTGAGCAGGAAGAGGGCGCTGTCTATCTCCCCACTGTCAGATGCCAGCATTGACCTGCAGACCATGATCCGCACCTCACCAAACTCCCTGGTGGCCTACATCAACAACTCCCGCTCCAGCTCGGCTGCCAGCAGCTCCTATGGGCACCTCTCAGTTGGAGGGATCAG CCCCTCATTCAGCTTCCCTCATCCCATCAACCCAGTGGCGTATCAGCAGCTATTGTCCCAGCAGAGGGGTCTCAACGCGTTCGGACACACACCTCTTATTCAACCGAcgccttcctctttctctgctcGCCAACACCCGCTCACTGCTTCGCCTATGTCCACCTCCCACAACAGCTCCAACTCTGAGGCAAACCAG AATGCCAGTGGAGACCCAGCAGTGAGTAGCACCGTCAACCCACTGACCACcaagaggtcaaaggttaagACAGAAGCAGAGTGTCCACTGCCCATCTCACCATCCTCTCAG GACCATGGTGGGGGGATCTTGGACCTCAGCGAAGACCTGGATAAAGACGAGTGCAAACAGGAGCCTGAGGCCGTATATGAGACGAACTGCCACTGGGAGGGCTGCACCAAGGAGTATGACACCCAGGAGCAACTTGTTCAT CACATCAACAACGATCACATCCATGGTGAGAAGAAGGAGTTTGTGTGTCGTTGGGAGGAGTGTTCGCGAGAGCAGAAGCCCTTCAAGGCTCAGTACATGCTCGTGGTCCACATGAGGCGCCATACAGGGGAGAAGCCGCATAAATGCACA TTTGAAGGCTGCGCAAAAGCTTACTCTCGTCTGGAGAACCTTAAGACCCATCTCAGGTCCCACACCGGGGAGAAGCCgtatgtgtgtgaacatgaagGCTGCAACAAGGCCTTCTCCAATGCCTCAGACCGGGCCAAGCACCAGAACCGCACGCACTCTAATGAg AAACCATACGTGTGTAAGATCCCAGGCTGCACCAAGCGCTACACAGACCCCAGCTCTCTCAGGAAGCATGTGAAGACAGTACATGGACCTGAAGCACACGTCACCAAGAAACAACGAAGCGACGCACCTCCAAGACTGCAGCCACCTAAAGGCAACGGGGAGAATGAGGCAAATTCTAAGCTCGGTGCAAGAGGTGTGGATGGCAAGATTGAGGCCAACAGCACCTCCAGAGGAGTGGAAGACTGCCTACAGGTCAAATCTATCAAGACCGAGAACTCCATG ATGTATCAGTCCAGTCCTGGAGGCCACTCATCATGTAGCAGCGAGCCGTCGCCTCTCAGCAGCGCCAACAACAATGACAGTGGGGTAGAGATGGCATTGCACAGCGGAGGCAGCTTCGGGGACCTCAATGCACAGGATGAGTGCCCCATGGTTGACTCCACTGTTCCCGCTGGGGGACAGCAGGCCGGGGTGGGGCTTCAGTTGAGGAAAGCTGTGGGTCATGGTGGCGCAGTCACCATCAAGCTGGAAAACATTAAGAAAGAAAGGTTGAAGACAGTAAGGGACTCCTGCCCCTGGATCAACTCTGCACCACAGCCACCACAGGGCCAACGCAACAGTATGAAGCTGCCTCCCATACCTGCAGTCG GTTCCCTGCTCGAGAGCTCCAATGTGATGAGTAACTTCAACGGTTCTTACCCCGGCCAACGCATGGGTGACCTGTTTTCATCTGAAGTAACACTGCTGAATCAACTGAATGAGCGCCGTgacagcaccaccagcaccatcagCTCAGCTTACACTTTGAGTAGGCGCTCCTCTGGTATCTCACCATGCTATTCCAGCCGCCGCTCCAGTGAGGCATCCCAATTTGGTGCTAACCGCCACAACAATATCAGTTCAGCCGACTCCTATGACCCAATATCAACTGATCTGTCTCGCCGCTCCAGCGAGGCCAGCCAGCCAGGAGGTGGTGGTGTCAGTGGAGGTGGTCTCCCAAGCCTCCTTAGTCTGACACCAGCTCAGCATTATCGACTCAAGGCAAAGTATGCTGCTGCCATTGGTGGAGCGCCACCTACTCCTCTCCCCAATATGGATCGAATGAGCTTGAGGACCCGCATGGCACTCTATAATGACTCCCAGGAGGGCTCGTTGCACCCATTCCATCAGCCACACCCTGGAACTGTGCCTAGGCGATGCAGTGACATTGGATATGGCACGCAGAGCATGATGCCCCATGAGGTACCTACCAACCTTCCACGCCGTGCCAGTGACCCAGTGCGTCGTCCCACACTGGaccctctctcctttccccGGGTTCAGCGCTATAACAGCATGAACAGCATGAACCCTATGAATGGTCCATTAGTTGAACGCCACCAGGCACTGGCTATGCAGGGATATACACGCTCTGATGGCAGCCTACAACGCTACCCATTTGCCCCCAGACCACCTAGCATTTCTGAGAATGTAGTCATGGAGAACATGGCAGTAGATGGGATGATGACTGGGGGTGAGCATAGTGGGGAGGATGATATGGTGCTTCCAGATGATGTGGTGCAGTACCTCAGGTCCCAGAATTCTGGGCCTTCAGGGCACAACTTGGGGCAAGGCGACTACCATTCCAACAATCACACTCAGGGCTACCAGACAGGGATGGCCCCACCAGCATCATTTCATGCGCAGAGAAGGATGGCTATGGTTGATGCCAACATAGCTCAGACTGGCCAGGACATGCAATCCTGCCAGCTGGGCTCCGGTGGCTCCCAGCAGCCTTTCTCAGCACCATTGGACAACATGAACAAGAATAACATGCCAGTACAGTGGAACGAGGTGAGCTCAGGCACTGTGGACACCACAACCAAGCTCtccaaacaacagcaacattcTCTACGGGGAAACCTAGCTGTTGTTCAGCAGAGACACAATTTTGGTTCCTTCCAGGGACCAGGGCAGGGCCCAGGCAGCAACCAGCAGGTAGTGCCTATGAGTCAGAATATGTCCATGCAGGGGTATGTGAACCACAACAGCCAGAGGCTGATGAACATCTCCCATatgcagcaacagcaacaaagacAGTGTAACAATGTGAACATTAGTGAGCAAATAAGCCCTCAGCAAGGACTTGGACAAGAGGCAATCCCAAAGTCTGTGTGTGGGAACTCTAGCGTACGACCTACCCGGAACAGTATTGCAGATCCAGAACTGCAAAGTTACAGAGCAAGGACACTGGCTGATGGGTATTCTCATGTGAACCCAGTGGATCAGCAGCAAAATTACAGTGCTCTCTCTCAGCAACAACAGTACAACACCCATAACGGAGGAAGAGGAATGTTACAGCCCAGGCCTCCCACAGAGCCTAAGTCTATCAACAGACAACACACAGGGCCTAGCGTGATGCAACCAAGCCAAATACTCAAGTTGTCTGATTTGAGCCCCAGTCGTGGTAATGACACATCAGAGGCAAGCCCAAAAAGGCCCAGTGGGTCAGCAGCCCACAACAGCAACTCTGAAAATCCAAACTCTGCCGTGTTCTACACAGGTCAGATTCATATGTTTGAGCCAGCTTCTGTCACATTTGATGCGCCCATGTCCCACTGTGCAAGCCAGGCTCCTGCCAGCAACACCACTCCTGCAGCCAACATGGCATCACCAGGAGTCAACCAGGTCTCCAGCAGTACGGTGGATTCTTCCACTGGTGGATCTGGTGGCACGGAGCATGCCCAGATCGACTTTGACACCATGCTGGATGATGGGGATCACTCCAGCCTAATGTCGGGCACCCTGAGTCCTGGCCTTCTACAGAGCCTGTCCCAGAATTCCTCACGTCTCACCACCCCTCGCAATTCTGTCACCCTCACGTCTGTACCGGCAGGGATTGGCAACATGGCCATTGGTGATATGAACTCTTTGCTCACAGCCTTGGCTGAAGAAAACAAGTTCCTCAACATGATAAGCTGA